The genomic DNA ACCTGCGCATGAGGCTATTTTGTCTCAACCTCCTGGATCTGTTGATGGGCGTATTCGAGTCACAGAGCAAGGCGAGATGATCCGCTTCAAATTCGGCCTACCTAAGTTGGCAGTACAAAGCCTTGCTTTGTACACCTCTGCGGTAATGGAGGCGACTTTACTTCCGCCACCAGAGCCCAAACCCGAATGGCGCAGAGCTATGGAGCAACTAGCTGACGAATCAGTACTTGCTTATCGCGCCATCGTTAGAGAAGAACCGGACTTTGTCTCATACTTCCGCGCAGCAACACCAGAAGTCGAGTTAGGAAAACTACCTTTGGGCAGTCGACCTGCCAAGCGCAGAGTTGATGGTGGCATAGAGAGTTTACGTGCTATTCCATGGATCTTTGCTTGGTCTCAAAACCGCTTAATGCTACCCGCTTGGCTAGGTGCAGGAGAAGCATTGCAAGCAGCCTCACTAAGGGGCGAACTGCCATTATTACAGGAGATGGAGCAACACTGGCCTTTCTTTAAAACCCGTATATCCATGCTTGAAATGGTTTACGCAAAAGCCGAGCCCAACTTAGCAAAGTACTATGAAACTAGCTTAGTACCTAAAGAGCTGCATCATTTAGGAGTCCAATTACGTGAACGTCTCGCCATTGGCATAGATGCAGTACTAGAGCTAACTCAATCAGAAAGCTTAATGGCACATACTCCTTGGAGTAGAGAATCGGTAGAGTTGAGAAACCCCTACATTGATCCACTCAACTTCCTTCAGGCAGAACTTTTAGCCCGTACTCGCCGAGAGGAAAAAACGTCTGCTAATGTCGAACTGGCACTCATGTTAACGATTGCAGGTGTGGCAGCAGGAATGAGAAACACTGGCTAATGAAATTTATCAAGATAGCTCTAAGTAGCTTATTGCTGGTATTGACTGGCTGCGTCAGTCAATACAGCATTACCGAAACTGAATTAGAAGGCTATCTCAGTGACGAGATGCACTTTGAAATCAAGCAAGGTAATCAAATTTTCGGTATAGAACTTAAAGTTAACAATATAGAGGTCACTTTAGGCGAAAAGCCCGATACGATGGCAGTAACAGCTTCAACTCGAATCAAAGTACGCAATCCTTTACTTCCCATTAGTGCTGACCTAACGGCGAAGTTTGAAGCGCAACCTTGGTACGATGCTAGCAATCATAGTGTTTATCTACGTAACCTTAATTTGGTAAAAGTAGAGTCACAACCTAAGGATATTGAGAAAGCGATAGGCTCAATAGCACCACAGCTAATGGGGTTCCTGACTCAGTTCTTAGAAACTCAGCCTGTATATGTACTCGATACACAAGAATCAAATCAGGCTCTTATAGCTGAAATGACCAAGCGCATTGAGGTTC from Shewanella sp. Choline-02u-19 includes the following:
- a CDS encoding DUF1439 domain-containing protein; translated protein: MKFIKIALSSLLLVLTGCVSQYSITETELEGYLSDEMHFEIKQGNQIFGIELKVNNIEVTLGEKPDTMAVTASTRIKVRNPLLPISADLTAKFEAQPWYDASNHSVYLRNLNLVKVESQPKDIEKAIGSIAPQLMGFLTQFLETQPVYVLDTQESNQALIAEMTKRIEVQPGKLVLVFDD